The Macrobrachium rosenbergii isolate ZJJX-2024 chromosome 56, ASM4041242v1, whole genome shotgun sequence genome includes a region encoding these proteins:
- the LOC136836669 gene encoding uncharacterized protein: MSLYRFIFNARSCFQSPSKVWSLRGQNVWIRRPLSSSSNGQYPEMRKFRIYKRIFALTLFSGTLGLAWYLKRQKGIRLKNLLEDCTRLPIDESLFGADVSLYKCKGYVFAGQLIMSGVLKELPDFQFRPDDIIVASSRVVASGIAIFWTQNLAALQLVCRFNGGSTWFFNLFLTQALGLCSGIPMPDQYYEVTGVIVPLACSHN, encoded by the exons ATGTCattgtacagatttatctttaatgcCAGGAGTTGTTTTCAGTCACCTAGCAAAGTTTGGTCGTTAAGGGGACAGAATGTATGGATTCGTAGGCCTTTATCCAGTAG TAGTAATGGACAGTATCCTGAGATGAGGAAGTTTCGAATTTACAAGAGAATATTTGCCCTGACACTTTTTTCTGGAACTCTTGGCCTTGCGTGGTATCTTAAGAGGCAAAAAGGTATTCGTCTGAAGAATCTTCTAGAGGATTGCACTAGGTTACCCATTGATGAATCACTTTTTGGTGCTGATGTTTCTTTGTATAA gtgcAAGGGATATGTATTTGCTGGCCAGTTAATCATGTCAGGAGTGCTGAAAGAATTACCTGATTTTCAGTTTAGGCCTGATGACATTATAGTGGCCAGCAG CAGAGTGGTGGCCAGTGGTATAGCTATTTTCTGGACTCAAAATTTAGCTGCCCTTCAGCTTGTGTGCAGATTTAATGGGGGTAGTACATGGTTCTTCAATCTTTTCCTTACTCAGGCCCTTGGCCTCTGCTCTGGCATCCCTATGCCAGATCAGTACTATGAGGTTACAGGAGTTATTGTTCCCCTTGCTTGCTCTCACAACTGA